cttgttttcctttactaaagaaaaaataaatcaaaatacaataaaattctcaacgataaaatcaaacaataaaaattctaaatcttgaaattttatttaaaattatataatgaaaaaattaggtgctttaatttttttatttatgtaagtatttttttctctaaccataatgagtgtttttttagttggggctagtgcagagatgacagagaaaatgtttgagtgagagagatgaaggagaaagagttgagaggaatgaaagaggtgagtaagggtttgtttttttttttagttttgagaatgaaaattattaaaataagacaagtgtttctgatttctttcaattggggctagagtagggatgacaaagaaaatgttggagtgaaagagatgaaagagaaaNGNTTGANaggaatgagagaggtgggtaagggtttgggggtttctttttttatttttttaattttgagaatgaaaattattaaaatatccttaatcTTAAGACTtataattcatgatataaggatatttttgtctactgaaatcTGGTACACagctaaaatgtaccaattgaaaaacaggcgtacgcaagttagcaaacccatatatatatatatatatatatatatatatatatatttgtttatttcttggTAGAGACGTTAGAAATTCTAAAATGTTTGTTTTGACTATAgggaacaaaaaacaaaaagagtatttttgtagttagaaaatcttttatgtgaatttatattattttaattagtaaaattaatgGTTTTAAATTTCAACATAAATGTAGTttgataaaaatcattaattatacattaaccttgtattgtatgtattataaaaaatgatttaagtaaattttaactacataatatatttatgtattttgaattagTTTTAATAAACTTGTTGAATGAAGTAATGATTGAGAGAGAGTGCGATAGAGAAGGCAATGAAAGCTTTAACCTATAATGCCTTTCTAAATCTAAAAGGTAGGTTTCATTAAAGACTCACAAGTGTAGGATGAGTGAAGGACTAAACAAAATCCTATCCataattatttactttcaaaattaaagttagTTTATTAATCAAACTTTACTCGTTActttaatttaggtttaaatactaatttggttatattttttttgttgatttttttttaatttggtcatagtttatttttattttttctatcaagtcttaatttttataatttttttttaatttagatgtCACACCCCATTAAATTTTGCACCTTAGTGGAGAACACGTGTCACACCCTATAGGTTCCCTAGGCTAGTGGGAGACAAGGAGTGCAGTGCAATTAATTCCCCATCATCATAAATCGTGTGGTAGCAAAGGGAATGGAAGTTTCATTTAATTCCCTACCTCGGTGACCGTGTGGCAGCAAGGAAGGAGGGCATTTGCAAATAGTGGATTCCACGTGGCACTACATGGAGTGTAGCACTCAAAAAGTGGAAAACAAGTGACAGTATGGGATTGGACCGTTCGGTTTTTGGGAGACAGTATTTAAAGAAGGATTTTAGAAGCTGACGCCATTTTTCTTCTGCATGCCAACTCTTCATCTTCCATCTCCAAAAAACTCAccatttttctcctccttctctctagaaacctCAACCTTCTTTCTAGGATTTCAACCACTTCCTTCCCTCTCATCATCAACCTTATCCCAGATTAAATACTCCCGGTGTCAAGGGCTTTCATTTGCACCGATCAGAATCTCTATTGGACGACTTTGGATTTTTGGAAGAAACCATAGAAGTAGTACTTAGAAGCTAGCTGGAGTTAGAGGTAAGAgaaacttataaatttaattatggttATTTCGTATGCATGATTTTGTGAGTTTATGCTTGCTAAATGTATGATCTTGTTGTTGagaaatgcatgtttgattTTTGGTATCAAATATGTCATAAGGTTATaaaacttagtgaaaatatgaatCTGTAATTGAAGGGTCATTAGGACTGTCCGGTTTCCCCTTAAAACAATCGATCTGGTACCTTTATGTTGAAACTTAAATATCTTGCTTGGTTAGTCGTTCGAAATTACCTATTAAAGGATGTCCAGTCTTATACTGAACGTTCGCCTTGAAGTGCTTGGTCATAGACTGAGTACTCGGCCTCATATTAACTATTTAGACGTTCGATTTATATTAGTAAGGTTTATTAAAAGTACTCAAACTTGGGAatgctcggtcatagactagcctTCCAATTATTGAAGTATTCGATCTCATATTAACTATTTAGAACGATCAGTCATACACTGAGTGTTCGGTTTATATTGATGATGTTTATTAAAAGTACTAGGTCTTATACCAGTACTTGAATTCTTAAAACGTccggtttataatattatttatttgaaaagtgcTCGGTCTTACACTGACACTTAATTTCCTAAAGAGCGTCCGGTTTTGTACTGACACTCGCTTTGTTGAAGACAACTTCTGTTATCCTAAGGCATTTGGCTCAATTTGTAAATTGCTCGATATTTCTTAAAGGTCAACTAGTCGATGACTGTTCATTCCTTCTCGTGTATTAATTATATTCCTTGGCTTTCAATAGCGCCTGGTATTCTTCTTTATTAAACCGTTCCGTCACCTGATGGAACCCTTATGGTATTCATCTGCCTTTGACCATTCGGTCATTTGTTGAATCCCTTGATACTCGGTCTTCTTATCACTATTCGGTCCTTTGTTTACAGTAATACCTATATAcaaagaattatttttctaaataaataattggtGTTGGATGGTATTGAAACGAGAAAGAATTGAAGTTATTATATGTAAGAgtattccaaggaggaatatctcatgatTTGGAATTGATTTGGTAAAGTATGACTATGATCAGACTCAGTTCTGCTCTATCCTGATATTTCGTGATTACGCCTTCTCAAATAGAGaagggtaactcatgcgtgggaatgacaggaggtcctttagcctgATATTTCTATACCGAGGTGGTTCCACTAGACTAGCCTCGGGTGGTggtctgttgagtgtatcccagccaGGTCCACCCGGGTGCAGAGAGCGGCGAGCTACATAGTTCATACCGTCCGAGCAGAGTCTAGAAAGATTGGTCATGATAGTTTTTGAATGATTTACTTGGATTATTGATGTATTTGAAATGTAtgtgaaaatgattaattaaatttacataagcttacccttattatCCTCTCTTGCCTATGTCGTCGTTCGGTATCTGAACCGTCCGgattgttctcttcactgcaatgatcatccttttgagtgtgagcagagggtgatCGTGAAGATATATTGGAAGATGCCCTACAACCAGAGCAACCTTTGGGCATCATGCCGGAAAGCTATGCAGGACCTTTCGGTCCTTAGtttaagttttacttttatCCTGTGTATCTAACCGTCCGGTTTATAAGTATTTTGTAAAACCGTTCACTATAGTTCTGTAAAATGTGTCAGACTCTTAACTGTTGTACAGTTTTTAATTCTAcgcattatttctttttctttatccacCTAACCGCTTATCTCCTACTTTtctgtattattatttatgttaactccttaaataaattaattatagcttttgttatatatttattgggatgttacattagacatttttttaaaagtttttaaatagttaatgatatataaataagacatatctaatgttaatttatgattattttttttgttttttttttaattttttaaaatattttaaaaaatgttttatatgtcAAGTCATCGTTATGATATGCAATAATAATAGTTTcatgtctaaatatcattatcttatatttaaattagttttaaatttcactatttttgtttaattcaattttaaactttttttaaatattatttttttctttttgtccgtgttgaacaaaaatttaattttttataaatattatattttcattttattaaaatttatgttttattaaatatttttagatttattttaaagtcaattttaattaaattattaaagtataattattaaatttttgtttatttttgttatatataaaaaatgttagagttgtcttaaaattatgttagacttcattaaaaaaaaaagggttagaatttatttaaaaatagaggaaaatttttcattatttttaaactaataaaaatgtgaattttaaaaaagttttaatataatatttatataaaataatttatgtttattgaaaaatttgtCCATCAATAATAAGTTATATAATTAACCATAAATATTAGTgatgaaaaaatttattgataataaaatatatattatcaacagagttattaacaaatttttttatttataataaatctgttaataattaaaattttaaaatttgtcaataatttaaatttaacaacaaatttatttttaattagtcgataattttaaaattttttacagTGTTATGACTgaacaaaataacattaaaatataatttttgaattatttttataatgttaaatatcagtagcttttatttttagtaattaaGTATATTTcacttataaaaattaaagtaattaatataatttatattattttatgggGTCATAATGCAATACTTGATGCAagcataaataaaaacatatgaaaactAATATCATCtataacaatttattaaatgaatttattatattagatcaaacatatttttatattatcttttcactttaaatataatacaaGTACAAcgattacataataaaaaaatatatgtatatcaaAAACACACTGAGATTCAATAAAGCCTAAATTcttaataaaagagaaaaaaaagttaatccttttatttttgtttataacatTCAAGATTTAgatttaataagttttataataatgtaacaatataaatcatgttatttaaaagttatattatttttaattaatcacaAAAAAGATATACTGGTTTCTTTACTATAAGTTGCATgcaaatttattatattcttttttatcagatttgttaacatttcattttatagtgaatattttatctattttgattttattttactgttcccatttttttttatgtgtaaatTGTCTATagaatttatattcatttcttactctcaattaaataagatactcatattattattttttattttgaatacatTAAccgatttatttatttttttgtcaaatatttattgtttatttactatcttttaactttaaatgTTATTgtactttcttctttcttaaaaagtaattattaaatccatttatcttttttctgcatactttaattaatttactatagatattatatgatttcaataatattttacatataaacattttcttatcaaataaaaattttattttgtcaatcacatttaaaaaatagtttttttgtttGGAATTTTATATCATGAATAAAAGAAGTGATcgaaaattattcaataaaaatactTCAAAAAGCATTATTCGATGAAATAAAAGGTTTATCTGTATTTAAGTTTTGTTAAAGAATTTCCAGTAATTTATGGATTTTTATGTGGGTTTTGATGTGTGAACATATTGACCAAAATGGACGCGGCTGGTTGACTTCATCAACTTAAAACCAGCAAAAGTTAAGTCCAAAGTGGAACTAAATTATTTCACatgtcaaactttttttttttcatgactCAACGAACAGATTTTAAGgagtaatatttaaatttattagtttatttaaatttataattaaaataatatttaaaatagatcaataaaaaatgttaattattaaaaaattgttaaaaaaaactttttgttttaagaaaGAGGGAATTTCATGGTCTGTTTTTAAAGTATTTGACtgaaaaattagaatatatatgACAGAGATGGAAAGAGAGATTCCAATGGTGGAAGTGGGAGTGGAAGTGCAATGGCGGCAGCACTATAAGGAATCCTCTGCAACACGttacttaaaaataatgatgaaaTGCAATAGTAACTGGTTAGGTGTTAAGCAAAGGAAGCTGCTAGAAAAAGATTTAGCTTTTTTCTACTTTGCAAACTCTATATATACCCTTTTCTTGCCTCAAACTCCTCACATTTCAATCAGAATAAATCATCACATTTCTCATTTTCACCATTCGCAAAACTTGATTAGCTGATCATGGCAAGCTCCAAACTCTTAGGGGTTGCTTTCATTGCTTTGTTTCTTCTTGACCTTGCATTTGCTGCCAGAGTCCCAGAGGGATTTTTTGCCGGAAGAGGTGGCGGTGGAGGGGGGGGGGTGGCGGCGGTGGTAATGGACGTGGTTCTGGGTATGGATCAGGGTATGGCTCAGGTGGGGGTGAAGGGTTTGGCGGAGGAATAGGTGGgagtggtggcggtggtggaagaggaggaggtggtggtggaggtggaggaaCGGGTGGTTCTGGGTACGGGTCCGGATCAGGGTATGGATACGGGTCGGGGTCAGGGTCTGGCTCCGGGATtggtggtggaggaggaggtggaggtggaggaggtggtggtggaggtggcgGAGGAGGTAGCAATGGAGGTTCTGGGTATGGAAGTGGATCGGGGTATGGTTATGGATCGGGTTGGGGTGGAGGAGGAAATAATGAGCTCCCTTAAACTAAGAAATGATTTTGctttatatgatataatataatagttattGACATGTTACATGTGATTTCCAGAAATAAATTGCAGTGTGATCACTTGGTGATGATGGTTGCTGCTTCATGCTTGTCTGCTAGATGATATTAGATAGATTTCTTGATTAATTGGGTATCATTATATTTAATGGAAGTTCATCTttacaaaattcataaaaagtcAAGGAACGTCTACGTTCAATTCTTCATATATATAAgcaacaaagaaattaaaagataatgttTCATTTAAAGAATGAGATGGAATTGTTCTGAGACCCTcagataaacaaaaatatataaaaaagaaagaactttTTTATGGTTGACATTAGCACAATAATTAAACTccaaaaagaaatacaatattattttaggataactattttttttactatgcTTGTCCAATGCTATTAACTTGAAAAAGCTCCCACttcatattttacataaattcaTGCTCCATTCGCTAACTTTTAAAACTTAGGCGCATTGACTAATGCCGTTTCAAAATACCATTGTATGACATGgttgtgttaaaatattgtttaattatgATGAGTAAATGTATCATTCTGCAAAAGAAGAATATCAGTTCATGATAACAAAGAAGTAACAAAGTTCATGAGTTGTCAACATTTTCTACTTGTATGCTGCTTTTGGAGTTGGTCTTTTTTGTCGGAAGTGGAGTGCAGAATGCCCATTTGTATGAAGAGAATTACAAGAATAGAGAGCTTCACATATTGAAATGTTTCATGCAGCAAGCTATTTGCTGGGTTGTAAATAAGTCAATACCGAGGACCATATTCGAAATTGACCATACAATTTCTTCCACTTGCATACATACCCAAGATAATTTTCATCATAATACAAAATCAGTGCCGTATTGCTAAATTGTCATTACTCTATTGCATGGTTAACTACAAAccatttcatatttattatttaattgaccAAACAATTAATATGACaccatgaaaaaatattaaacaacgATTCAAGAATAAGCAAGACATTTatcactttatttaaaaaaatgttatactaaaatttaatcttattaaaaataatcacaaTCTCATTTTATTATGAACTTGATTCCCTTTGTCTAAATCTAAAAGAAAGTTTATCTCCCCCTCAATTCACTATTATGTAACATTTTATAACTCTAGGTCCAATTacaagtaatttaaaattttgtaatcatAATTCTGATGCTTTATGTGGTTATGCCAAACGTGGAAAGTACATATAGACAAACTATATAATTGCGGACAGCAGTATGGTTGCATTGGCATGGATAATGTCATATATTTtcgtaatgaaaaaaaaatcatgtctATCTTCTTTAAACAATATTCCTCAACCAAGCTTCATCAATTATTATCTGCTCAGTTAATTATAATCTTAACAAAACTTCTTATGCAACTAGATTCGACTATCAAAGCTATCATTTAAAGTTAATATCCTAATTATTAcaacttcaaatatttaataagatttattaaTTCTCTATACTGTTATAGCTTCAAATACTTTCAAATTATTCTTCATCAaactgaaaatttattttactttctgtAAGGCAATATTCCTTCCTTAGTTTACTATAAACTAAAATACACGCACTGATAATTTTATCTTAAGCACGAAACATTTTTTTTGCATTTACAAACCAATCTTTTACTTCACTAGGATCATAAGCATATCATATTCCATCCGAGAAGCAGAAGTGAAAGTAATGCATGACTGTTCTTTGTCTCTTTATGATTGTATTATATAGCAGGAAAACAAATGGTCTAGACTTAACAAGTATAGACACGCATGAAGTGGTCATAATTAACTAATTTCTTTCCACAACTCAGAGAGTAACGTTTAACCTT
This genomic interval from Vigna radiata var. radiata cultivar VC1973A chromosome 8, Vradiata_ver6, whole genome shotgun sequence contains the following:
- the LOC111242289 gene encoding glycine-rich cell wall structural protein 2-like, coding for MASSKLLGVAFIALFLLDLAFAARVPEGFFAGRGGGEGFGGGIGGSGGGGGRGGGGGGGGGTGGSGYGSGSGYGYGSGSGSGSGIGGGGGGGGGGGGGGGGGGGSNGGSGYGSGSGNKLQCDHLVMMVAASCLSAR